In Humulus lupulus chromosome 6, drHumLupu1.1, whole genome shotgun sequence, a single genomic region encodes these proteins:
- the LOC133782988 gene encoding AUGMIN subunit 8, whose protein sequence is MDVCKSGRAFRKHITVETPRPPLVPAEKNNVLTTTRLRTREVSSRYKSPSPSTTPKGTRRCPSPNLTRAASSPTSSHLVSKRAISVDRKRPSTPPSPLSPSTPVQDSSVDMHLAARRVASSRLPDSLWPSTMRSLSVSFQSDTISIPVSKKEKPVTNALSERTLRSSSNVAHKQVETSIPRKLTPERKRSPLKGKNVADQSENSRPVDGLHSRLIDQHRWPSRIGGKMSSNSLNRSMDLADKSVRSLATPGPGFGLSSLRRTPSSDVIGKPLQKSSSDASKLLSTVESCRAGFGVSLVDDNSLHTSRLHKFPSTSFPDRPKSANSVVRSQSLPTRPPSPSKTSLVSSSVTRGVSPSRNRPSTPPSRGISPSRIRASSISNQPTNPNSVLSFIADFKKGKKGSGYIEDAHQLRLLYNRYLQWRFANARSETVLYVQKVTAERTLFNVWSATLCLWDSVIRKRISLQQMKLELKLNSVLNDQMPYLDDWALLERDHMTSLSGAVEDLEASTLRLPVTGVARADIDSLKVAICSAVDVMQAMGTSICSLLPRAESINSLVSELAVVAAREKAMLDACEALLASTTAMQVEEFSLRTHLIQTKEDLGRLSSQFWQSRHPYNPH, encoded by the exons ATGGATGTATGTAAATCGGGCCGAGCATTTAGGAAGCACATAACGGTGGAGACCCCTCGACCACCTTTGGTTCCGGCCGAAAAGAATAATGTACTCACCACCACCCGCCTTCGAACGCGGGAAGTTTCTTCTAGGTACAAGTCACCTTCTCCCTCGACAACGCCCAAGGGTACTCGGCGTTGCCCATCACCGAATCTTACAAGAGCAGCATCTTCACCCACTTCTTCTCATTTGGTATCCAAAAGAGCAATATCTGTGGATAGGAAGAGACCTTCAACGCCTCCTTCCCCCTTAAGTCCATCTACACCGGTTCAGGATTCGTCTGTAGATATGCATTTAGCAGCCAGAAGGGTTGCGAGTTCTCGATTGCCAGATAGTTTATGGCCTTCGACGATGCGAAGTTTGAGTGTTTCTTTTCAGTCCGATACAATTTCAATTCCTGTTAGTAAGAAGGAAAAACCAGTTACAAATGCGTTGTCTGAGCGTACTTTGAGGTCGTCGTCAAATGTAGCACATAAGCAGGTTGAAACATCTATTCCGCGAAAGCTTACACCGGAAAGAAAGAGAAGCCCTCTCAAGGGGAAGAATGTGGCTGATCAGTCTGAGAATTCTAGACCAGTGGATGGTTTACATTCTCGTTTGATTGATCAGCATCGGTGGCCGAGTAGAATAGGTGGGAAGATGTCTTCTAATTCATTAAATAGAAGTATGGATCTTGCTGATAAGAGTGTCAGAAGTCTTGCCACACCTGGACCTGGATTTGGGTTGTCTTCATTGAGGAGAACACCCTCTTCTGATGTTATAGGAAAACCTTTACAAAAATCTTCGAGTGATGCTTCAAAGCTATTATCAACCGTGGAAAGTTGCAGAGCAGGGTTTGGGGTGAGTTTAGTTGATGATAATTCTCTGCACACATCTAGACTTCACAAGTTTCCATCTACAAGTTTCCCGGATAGACCAAAGTCTGCAAATTCTGTAGTCAGATCTCAGTCTTTGCCCACTCGTCCACCCTCTCCTAGTAAGACCTCATTGGTATCGTCCTCTGTCACGAGGGGTGTCAGTCCGTCTCGAAACAGACCATCCACTCCTCCTTCTAGAGGAATTAGTCCATCTCGAATAAGGGCATCCAGCATTTCGAATCAACCCACCAATCCAAATTCTGTTCTTAGTTTTATTGCGGATTTTAAAAAAGGAAAAAAGGGTTCAGggtacattgaagatgctcatcAGCTAAGGCTGCTATACAATAGATATTTGCAATGGAGATTTGCTAATGCTCGCTCAGAGACTGTTCTCTATGTCCAGAAAGTAACTGCCGAG AGAACTCTATTCAATGTCTGGAGTGCCACACTATGTCTGTGGGATTCGGTGATTCGGAAAAGGATCAGTCTGCAGCAGATGAAGCTTGAGCTCAAACTGAACTCAGTTTTGAATGATCAA ATGCCCTACCTTGATGATTGGGCTTTGCTTGAAAGAGATCACATGACCTCTTTGTCTGGGGCTGTGGAAGATTTGGAAGCAAGCACTCTGCGTCTTCCAGTTACCGGAGTAGCAAGG GCAGATATTGATTCTTTGAAGGTTGCTATCTGCTCAGCAGTTGATGTGATGCAAGCAATGGGAACATCTATTTGCTCTTTGCTTCCAAGG GCGGAGAGCATAAATAGTTTGGTTTCAGAACTTGCTGTTGTAGCAGCTCGGGAGAAAGCAATGCTTGACGCATGTGAAGCTCTATTGGCTTCGACAACAGCTATGCAG GTGGAGGAATTTAGTCTAAGGACACATCTCATACAAACAAAAGAAGATTTGGGAAGGTTAAGTAGCCAATTTTGGCAATCAAGACATCCTTATAATCCTCACTAG